The following are from one region of the Sandaracinus amylolyticus genome:
- a CDS encoding sensor histidine kinase, translated as MSLGARLLLVGAILPALALLGALAIGRAMFARELTSAVDDAMRTQAAIEAVSLFDGPHGEPHLHLRRSQLARSAADASEAALYDDTGTRVVIWPDDGRAPDHVSLSEASTEPRLRTADGLRELRVRVRSPDGRRWVLWLGHDLGPHDAAVTAYDRTAAIVVVLVTLLLLGAQIAHAAGLTRRLRLLAQHMRRLREGDLASAPPPDGGRDLVGELRDSIADATDRLREAKEARERLVADAAHELRTPLATMRTAIDVTLRRERAAEDLRDALERTREEVDRLAATAADLLELASGGRAEEEREPLDLVALAEDAILAARSVASDRGVELALRGDAFVPTVAAPRALRRAIDNLVANALAFAPEGSAIEVHVERDGEGAQLRVRDHGPGIPDAQRDAVFQPFHRLDRSRSGTGLGLAIVREVATRHGGRAFARAPDDDGPGAELVLELGARGRTG; from the coding sequence GTGAGCCTCGGCGCCCGGCTGCTCCTCGTCGGCGCGATCCTCCCCGCGCTCGCGCTGCTGGGCGCGCTCGCGATCGGCCGCGCGATGTTCGCGCGCGAGCTGACGAGCGCGGTCGACGACGCGATGCGCACCCAGGCCGCGATCGAGGCGGTGAGCCTCTTCGACGGACCGCACGGCGAGCCCCACCTGCACCTGCGCCGCTCGCAGCTCGCGCGCAGCGCCGCCGACGCGAGCGAGGCCGCGCTCTACGACGACACCGGCACGCGCGTCGTGATCTGGCCCGACGACGGGCGCGCGCCCGATCACGTCTCGCTCTCCGAGGCGAGCACCGAGCCGCGCCTCCGCACCGCGGACGGCCTGCGCGAGCTCCGGGTGCGCGTGCGCTCGCCCGACGGACGTCGCTGGGTGCTCTGGCTCGGCCACGATCTCGGCCCGCACGACGCCGCGGTCACCGCGTACGACCGCACCGCCGCCATCGTCGTGGTGCTCGTCACGCTGCTGCTGCTCGGCGCACAGATTGCGCACGCCGCGGGCCTCACGCGACGGTTGCGCCTCCTCGCGCAACACATGCGCCGGCTGCGCGAGGGTGATCTCGCCTCCGCGCCGCCGCCCGACGGTGGGCGCGATCTTGTCGGCGAATTGCGCGACTCGATCGCCGACGCGACCGATCGCCTCCGAGAGGCCAAGGAAGCGCGCGAGCGCCTCGTCGCCGACGCCGCGCACGAGCTGCGCACGCCGCTCGCGACGATGCGCACCGCGATCGACGTCACGCTCCGGCGCGAGCGCGCCGCCGAGGATCTGCGCGACGCGCTCGAGCGCACGCGCGAGGAGGTCGACCGGCTCGCCGCGACCGCCGCCGATCTGCTCGAGCTCGCGAGCGGAGGGCGCGCCGAGGAGGAGCGCGAGCCGCTCGATCTCGTGGCGCTCGCCGAGGACGCGATCCTCGCGGCGCGATCCGTCGCGTCGGATCGCGGCGTCGAGCTCGCGCTGCGCGGTGACGCCTTCGTGCCCACCGTCGCGGCACCGCGCGCGCTGCGCCGCGCGATCGACAACCTCGTCGCGAACGCGCTCGCCTTCGCGCCGGAGGGGAGCGCCATCGAGGTGCACGTCGAGCGCGACGGCGAGGGCGCGCAGCTCCGCGTGCGCGACCACGGCCCGGGCATCCCCGACGCCCAGCGCGACGCGGTGTTCCAGCCCTTCCATCGCCTCGATCGCTCGCGCAGCGGCACCGGCCTCGGCCTCGCGATCGTGCGCGAGGTCGCGACGCGCCACGGCGGACGCGCGTTCGCGCGTGCGCCCGACGACGACGGACCGGGCGCCGAGCTGGTGCTGGAGCTCGGAGCGCGCGGCCGGACGGGATAG
- a CDS encoding GDSL-type esterase/lipase family protein, translating to MATTKRAPWEEKPYGLDDPCDATPEEARRGVVHLAIVAAVFVVIALVTYLVPLDAMHALRPWEPGEEIPIARLYGREASEVSSTAIATGGGGAGGPQQGALDDSVLANLEEEEEAPAPEIEPTDPAQRASGVRIDPSELEGLAREIEDPNGTAMRAFYDALYRTAAREPGAITRVAHYGDSSIALDGITQTVRERMQHRFGDAGHGFVLAARGSMPYRHRGVRHESSDAWRLMDITHLPLSDGHYGYGGYQARSISGATAEFATAEEGNPVGTHASRFEVLYERHPRGGRFEIRVDGGEPQLVDTRGEPVTDDVHRVVVPDGPHEITIRTVGHGESHLYGVVLERDGPGVVYDSLGMVGARARRFLGFDRAHLARQLEQRGTNLVVIGYGGNDADDDRDEAQFEEDFRQVARLVRQARPEASCLLFAPLDQAERDERGRIRTLETVPMIVRAMRRAAQAEGCAFFDTWSAMGGEGGMERWFRSRPRLAFGDFRHATPAGYRVIGNMLYKALLKGFSDYLERR from the coding sequence ATGGCCACCACGAAGCGCGCGCCCTGGGAGGAGAAGCCCTACGGTCTCGACGACCCGTGCGACGCGACGCCCGAGGAAGCGCGCCGCGGCGTGGTGCACCTCGCGATCGTCGCCGCGGTGTTCGTGGTGATCGCGCTCGTGACGTACCTCGTGCCCCTCGACGCGATGCACGCGCTGCGTCCCTGGGAGCCCGGCGAGGAGATCCCGATCGCGCGGCTCTACGGGCGCGAGGCGAGCGAGGTGAGCAGCACCGCGATCGCGACCGGCGGTGGGGGCGCGGGCGGCCCGCAGCAAGGCGCGCTCGACGACTCGGTGCTCGCGAACCTCGAGGAAGAGGAAGAAGCGCCGGCCCCGGAGATCGAACCGACCGATCCCGCCCAGCGCGCGAGCGGCGTGCGCATCGATCCCAGCGAGCTCGAGGGCCTCGCGCGCGAGATCGAAGATCCGAACGGCACCGCGATGCGCGCGTTCTACGACGCGCTCTATCGCACCGCGGCGCGCGAGCCCGGCGCGATCACGCGCGTCGCGCACTACGGCGACTCGTCGATCGCGCTCGACGGCATCACGCAGACGGTGCGCGAGCGCATGCAGCACCGGTTCGGCGACGCGGGCCACGGCTTCGTGCTCGCTGCGCGCGGCTCGATGCCCTATCGCCATCGCGGCGTGCGTCACGAGTCGAGCGACGCGTGGCGCCTGATGGACATCACGCACCTGCCGCTCTCCGACGGGCACTACGGCTACGGCGGCTACCAGGCGCGCTCGATCAGCGGCGCGACCGCGGAGTTCGCGACCGCCGAAGAGGGCAACCCGGTCGGCACCCACGCATCGCGCTTCGAGGTGCTCTACGAGCGCCATCCGCGCGGCGGCCGCTTCGAGATCCGCGTGGACGGAGGCGAGCCCCAGCTCGTCGACACGCGCGGTGAGCCGGTGACCGACGACGTGCATCGCGTGGTGGTGCCCGACGGACCGCACGAGATCACGATCCGCACCGTGGGCCACGGCGAGAGCCACCTCTACGGCGTGGTGCTCGAGCGTGACGGGCCCGGCGTGGTCTACGACTCGCTCGGCATGGTCGGCGCGCGCGCGCGTCGTTTCCTCGGGTTCGATCGCGCTCACCTCGCGCGCCAGCTCGAGCAGCGCGGCACGAACCTCGTGGTGATCGGCTACGGCGGCAACGACGCCGACGACGATCGCGACGAGGCGCAGTTCGAGGAGGACTTCCGCCAGGTCGCGCGCCTCGTGCGCCAGGCGCGCCCCGAGGCGTCGTGCCTGCTCTTCGCGCCGCTCGACCAAGCGGAGCGCGACGAGCGCGGCCGCATCCGCACGCTCGAGACGGTGCCGATGATCGTGCGCGCGATGCGTCGCGCCGCGCAGGCCGAGGGCTGCGCGTTCTTCGACACCTGGAGCGCGATGGGCGGCGAGGGCGGGATGGAGCGCTGGTTCCGATCACGCCCGCGCCTCGCGTTCGGCGACTTCCGACACGCGACGCCGGCGGGCTATCGAGTGATCGGGAACATGCTCTACAAGGCGCTCTTGAAGGGGTTCTCGGACTACCTCGAGCGTCGCTGA
- a CDS encoding response regulator transcription factor, protein MKLLLVEDEEKLATHLVRGLREEGHQVDRCSRVHDAREQARTIEYDVVLLDWMLPDGDGVELLREWRRAGLRTPVLVLTARGTVPERVTGLRAGADDYLPKPFDFDELLARIEALHRRAEGAIDLRRVGEVVLDGRRRAIRFGSAEVALTAREHALAAELFSHAGEVITRAHLLRSVWGSGFEGDPNVLDVYVGYLRQKLVRVSAPLEIRSVRGVGLRLVPREESDA, encoded by the coding sequence ATGAAGCTGCTCTTGGTGGAGGACGAGGAGAAGCTCGCGACGCACCTGGTGCGGGGCCTGCGTGAGGAGGGCCACCAGGTCGATCGCTGCTCGCGCGTGCACGATGCGCGCGAGCAGGCGCGCACGATCGAGTACGACGTCGTGCTGCTCGACTGGATGCTGCCCGACGGAGATGGCGTCGAGCTGCTGCGCGAGTGGCGCCGCGCCGGGCTGCGCACGCCGGTGCTGGTCCTGACCGCGCGCGGCACGGTGCCCGAGCGCGTGACCGGCCTGCGCGCCGGGGCCGACGACTACCTGCCGAAGCCCTTCGACTTCGACGAGCTGCTCGCGCGCATCGAGGCGCTGCATCGCCGCGCCGAGGGCGCGATCGATCTGCGGCGCGTCGGCGAGGTGGTGCTCGACGGACGTCGCCGCGCGATCCGCTTCGGCAGCGCGGAGGTCGCGCTCACCGCGCGCGAGCACGCGCTCGCGGCCGAGCTCTTCTCGCACGCGGGCGAGGTGATCACCCGCGCGCATCTGCTGCGCAGCGTGTGGGGCTCGGGCTTCGAGGGCGATCCCAACGTGCTCGACGTCTACGTCGGCTACCTGCGGCAGAAGCTCGTGCGCGTCTCGGCGCCGCTCGAGATCCGCTCGGTGCGCGGCGTCGGGCTTCGTCTGGTGCCGCGCGAGGAGAGCGACGCGTGA
- a CDS encoding efflux RND transporter permease subunit, whose translation MIEALVERAVARRRAVLIATAIFAVIGLLSIQAMRFDALPDVTGQQVIVLTTAPGLTPEEVERLVTRPIEISLGGMPGLVETRSVSRYGLSAITSIFEDSTDIYRARQLVGERVAIAQEQLPPSASQPELGPVSGGLGEIYQFTLSSPERTPAELLELVQRRVSPILRTAPGVVEVNTWGGGRRTLDVIGDPVRMARWGVTLSALREAAARSTGSVTGATVPAGPAHVLLRGVALPTTPSEIAAAVVRVDPQDPTRVVRIGDVADVLSGQEPRIGAATEGGRGETVYVMVQMLLAENALEVLRGVHERMPEVRAALPADVVVTEVYDRSDLVSATLSTVGKSLIEGGLLVIAVLFAMLGSLRAGLLVALVIPLSMLGAVMGMAFFGVPGNLMSLGALDFGLLVDGAVVVVESVFHHFHERFEGHARDDRPADAQVAETSRSVARPVFYSVLVILLVYLPILALEGIEGKMYRPMAITVVMALATSLVLALTFVPAAAARWLRPEHVPAREPLLVRASARAYAPVLDVAMRRPVLVVAIAIGLALIGARVFWTAGSAFVPQLDEGDLVVQTTRAPDVSIETAIAEGMRLEQVILEAAPEVLHVASRIGSPAVATDVMGIEQADVFVSLRPRGEWAAGRTLDDVIADLREAIDARAPGSDLSFTQPIQMRFNELVGGAVTDVALVYYGEDLDVLHDLAERSAAALREVPGAVDVRVTAPPSVSLVEVRPRPLEASAAGFDAQDVLEAVGALRAGVHAADTWEGPLRIPIRVRLGSSTSAFTIADVGLPTEGGALIPLSRVAHVDPREAPALISHENGARRIVIGFNVRGRDLGTVVQEAEARIDAAVDVPRGYRAEWGGQYEGLERARERLAIVIPIVLVAILALLYRVFGRVRPVLVIFMNVPFAAVGGMIALALRGLPISVSAAVGFIALSGIAVLNGVVLMSRIMHEEAEGFAPDEAARRAARARLRPVLTTALVASLGFVPMMLARGVGAEVQRPLATVVVGGLVTSTWLTLVLIPSIHPWIARIRRRPDEAALGGGRGEARDAPGAGPA comes from the coding sequence TTGATCGAGGCGCTCGTCGAGCGCGCGGTCGCGCGTCGTCGCGCCGTGCTGATCGCGACCGCGATCTTCGCGGTGATCGGCCTGCTCTCGATCCAGGCGATGCGCTTCGACGCGCTGCCCGACGTGACCGGGCAGCAGGTCATCGTGCTCACGACCGCGCCGGGCCTCACGCCCGAGGAGGTCGAGCGGCTGGTCACACGTCCGATCGAGATCTCGCTCGGCGGCATGCCGGGCCTGGTCGAGACGCGCAGCGTGTCGCGCTACGGGCTCTCGGCGATCACGTCGATCTTCGAGGACTCGACCGACATCTACCGCGCGCGACAGCTCGTCGGCGAGCGCGTCGCGATCGCGCAGGAGCAGCTCCCGCCGAGCGCGTCGCAGCCCGAGCTCGGTCCGGTGAGCGGCGGGCTCGGCGAGATCTACCAGTTCACGCTGAGCTCGCCGGAGCGCACGCCCGCCGAGCTGCTCGAGCTGGTGCAGCGCCGGGTCTCGCCGATCCTCCGGACCGCGCCGGGCGTGGTCGAGGTCAACACGTGGGGCGGCGGGCGTCGCACGCTCGACGTGATCGGCGATCCGGTGCGCATGGCGCGCTGGGGCGTGACGCTCTCCGCGCTGCGCGAGGCGGCAGCGCGATCGACCGGCAGCGTGACCGGCGCGACGGTGCCCGCGGGCCCGGCGCACGTGCTGCTGCGCGGCGTCGCATTGCCCACGACACCGAGCGAGATCGCGGCGGCGGTGGTGCGCGTCGATCCCCAGGATCCGACGCGCGTCGTGCGCATCGGCGACGTCGCGGACGTGCTCTCGGGACAGGAGCCGCGCATCGGTGCGGCGACCGAGGGCGGGCGCGGCGAGACCGTCTACGTGATGGTGCAGATGCTCCTCGCGGAGAACGCGCTCGAGGTGCTGCGCGGCGTGCACGAGCGCATGCCCGAGGTGCGCGCCGCGCTCCCCGCCGACGTCGTGGTCACCGAGGTCTACGACCGCAGCGATCTCGTGAGCGCGACCCTGAGCACCGTCGGCAAGAGCCTGATCGAGGGTGGCCTGCTCGTGATCGCGGTGCTCTTCGCGATGCTGGGCAGCCTGCGCGCGGGATTGCTCGTCGCGCTGGTCATCCCGCTCTCGATGCTCGGCGCGGTGATGGGCATGGCGTTCTTCGGCGTGCCCGGGAACCTGATGAGCCTCGGCGCGCTCGACTTCGGTCTGCTCGTCGACGGCGCAGTCGTCGTCGTCGAGAGCGTCTTTCATCACTTCCACGAGCGATTCGAGGGACACGCACGCGACGATCGCCCCGCGGATGCGCAGGTCGCGGAGACCTCGCGCAGCGTCGCGCGCCCGGTCTTCTACTCGGTGCTCGTCATCCTGCTCGTGTACCTGCCGATCCTCGCGCTCGAGGGGATCGAGGGGAAGATGTACCGGCCGATGGCGATCACGGTCGTCATGGCCCTCGCGACCTCGCTCGTCCTCGCGCTCACGTTCGTGCCCGCCGCGGCCGCGCGATGGCTGCGCCCCGAGCACGTGCCCGCGCGCGAGCCCCTCCTGGTGCGCGCGAGCGCGCGCGCCTATGCGCCGGTGCTCGACGTCGCGATGCGCCGCCCGGTGCTCGTCGTCGCGATCGCGATCGGCCTCGCGCTGATCGGCGCGCGCGTGTTCTGGACCGCGGGCAGCGCGTTCGTGCCCCAGCTCGACGAGGGCGACCTCGTCGTGCAGACGACGCGCGCGCCCGACGTCTCGATCGAGACCGCGATCGCCGAGGGCATGCGGCTCGAGCAGGTGATCCTCGAGGCTGCGCCCGAGGTGCTGCACGTCGCCTCGCGCATCGGGAGCCCCGCGGTCGCGACCGACGTGATGGGCATCGAGCAGGCCGACGTGTTCGTCTCGCTGCGACCGCGCGGCGAGTGGGCCGCGGGGCGCACCCTCGACGACGTGATCGCAGATCTGCGCGAGGCGATCGACGCGCGCGCCCCGGGCTCGGATCTCTCGTTCACCCAGCCGATCCAGATGCGCTTCAACGAGCTCGTCGGCGGTGCGGTGACCGACGTCGCGCTCGTCTACTACGGCGAGGATCTCGACGTGCTGCACGACCTCGCGGAGCGCTCCGCTGCGGCGCTGCGCGAGGTGCCGGGCGCGGTCGACGTGCGCGTCACCGCGCCTCCGAGCGTCTCGCTGGTCGAGGTGCGGCCGCGCCCGCTCGAGGCCTCCGCCGCGGGCTTCGACGCGCAGGACGTGCTCGAGGCGGTCGGCGCGCTGCGCGCCGGTGTGCACGCCGCCGACACCTGGGAAGGCCCGCTGCGCATCCCGATCCGCGTGCGCCTCGGATCTTCGACGAGCGCGTTCACGATCGCCGACGTCGGCCTGCCCACCGAAGGTGGCGCGCTCATCCCGCTCTCGCGCGTCGCGCACGTCGACCCTCGAGAGGCGCCCGCGCTGATCTCGCACGAGAACGGCGCGCGACGGATCGTGATCGGCTTCAACGTGCGCGGCCGCGATCTCGGCACCGTGGTGCAGGAGGCCGAGGCGCGCATCGACGCCGCGGTCGACGTGCCGCGCGGCTATCGCGCGGAGTGGGGCGGACAGTACGAAGGGCTCGAGCGTGCGCGCGAGCGACTCGCGATCGTGATCCCGATCGTGCTGGTCGCGATCCTCGCGCTGCTCTATCGCGTGTTCGGGCGCGTGCGCCCGGTGCTCGTGATCTTCATGAACGTGCCGTTCGCCGCGGTCGGCGGGATGATCGCGCTCGCGCTGCGCGGCCTGCCGATCTCGGTGTCGGCGGCGGTCGGGTTCATCGCGCTCTCGGGCATCGCCGTGCTCAACGGCGTCGTGCTGATGTCGCGGATCATGCACGAGGAGGCGGAGGGCTTCGCGCCCGACGAGGCCGCACGCCGCGCGGCGCGCGCGCGCCTCCGCCCCGTGCTCACGACCGCGCTCGTCGCGTCGCTCGGCTTCGTGCCGATGATGCTCGCGCGCGGTGTCGGCGCCGAGGTCCAGCGCCCGCTCGCGACGGTCGTGGTCGGCGGGCTCGTCACCTCGACCTGGCTCACGCTCGTGCTGATCCCCTCGATCCACCCGTGGATCGCGCGGATCCGCCGGAGGCCCGATGAAGCTGCTCTTGGTGGAGGACGAGGAGAAGCTCGCGACGCACCTGGTGCGGGGCCTGCGTGA
- a CDS encoding sensor histidine kinase, with product MSEDGHDDGDSRVRELLRLNAALDDQVRHLVRTEQKLFLSQRELGRQIARLDALNQFAIDVAGHASPERILERAADVLFSLFPFDQALAFVVRDGLALVPSVVRAVPGREPPESRARDACATVLGALPEDREPRFGTADELRRASSISPLLDCVDAAFARDDPSTDATVRAWTLVLPLSRRGTPGSELEGVLVFRTRGGPLSFHEELPNAKDVAFLGLFARQIAAAVTSSRLLRDLQLSYERLADAQRERVERERLAALGELAAVVAHEVRNPLGAISNAVSVLARLVPAEGDARGMIAIVREEAGRLNQIVSDLIDFARPHTPAPKRESIATIAETAIESVRVRFPESHVTLTTEGDASAAWVDGRMIRQALINLIVNAVLASPDGEPIAVRVAGGDSDGVRIEVEDHGPGVPAALAQRVFEPFFTTRPSGTGLGLSVVRRAAEAHGGSVSLHDAPNGGAVFVIHLPANAGE from the coding sequence ATGAGCGAGGACGGGCACGACGACGGCGACTCCCGAGTCCGCGAGCTCCTGCGGCTGAACGCGGCCCTCGACGACCAGGTGCGCCACCTCGTGCGCACCGAGCAGAAGCTCTTCCTCTCGCAGCGCGAGCTCGGACGGCAGATCGCGCGGCTCGACGCGCTGAACCAGTTCGCGATCGACGTCGCGGGACACGCGAGCCCGGAGCGCATCCTCGAGCGCGCGGCGGACGTGCTGTTCTCACTGTTCCCCTTCGATCAGGCGCTCGCGTTCGTGGTGCGCGACGGGCTCGCGCTGGTGCCCTCGGTGGTGCGCGCGGTGCCGGGGCGAGAGCCGCCCGAGTCGCGGGCGCGCGACGCGTGCGCCACGGTGCTCGGCGCGCTGCCCGAGGATCGCGAGCCGCGCTTCGGCACCGCGGACGAGCTGCGGCGCGCCAGCTCGATCTCGCCGCTGCTGGACTGCGTCGACGCGGCGTTCGCGCGGGACGATCCCTCGACCGACGCGACGGTGCGCGCGTGGACCCTGGTGCTGCCGCTCTCGCGGCGGGGCACGCCGGGATCGGAGCTCGAGGGCGTGCTCGTGTTCCGCACCCGCGGTGGGCCGCTGAGCTTCCACGAGGAGCTGCCGAACGCGAAGGACGTCGCGTTCCTCGGGCTCTTCGCGCGCCAGATCGCGGCGGCGGTCACGAGCTCGCGGCTGCTGCGCGATCTGCAGCTCAGCTACGAGCGGCTCGCGGACGCACAGCGCGAGCGCGTGGAGCGCGAGCGGCTCGCGGCGCTGGGCGAGCTGGCGGCCGTGGTCGCGCACGAGGTGCGGAACCCGCTCGGCGCGATCTCGAACGCGGTCTCGGTGCTCGCGCGGCTGGTGCCCGCGGAGGGCGATGCGCGCGGGATGATCGCGATCGTGCGCGAGGAGGCGGGACGGCTGAACCAGATCGTCAGCGACCTGATCGACTTCGCGCGACCGCACACGCCGGCGCCGAAGCGCGAGTCGATCGCGACGATCGCGGAGACGGCGATCGAGAGCGTGCGGGTGCGATTCCCCGAGTCGCACGTGACGCTCACGACCGAGGGCGACGCGAGCGCGGCGTGGGTGGACGGGCGCATGATCCGTCAGGCGCTGATCAACCTGATCGTGAACGCGGTGCTCGCCTCGCCCGACGGCGAGCCGATCGCGGTGCGGGTCGCGGGGGGCGACTCGGATGGCGTGCGCATCGAGGTCGAGGATCACGGGCCCGGGGTGCCGGCAGCGCTCGCGCAGCGCGTGTTCGAGCCCTTCTTCACGACGCGCCCGAGCGGCACCGGGCTGGGCCTCTCGGTCGTTCGTCGCGCCGCGGAGGCCCACGGCGGCAGCGTGTCGCTGCACGACGCGCCGAACGGCGGCGCGGTGTTCGTGATCCACCTCCCGGCGAACGCGGGTGAGTGA
- a CDS encoding FIST signal transduction protein has product MTTRSFAGVGRSINRDGATAGREAAREAMGALEGRAPSIVLVFATAGHDQEALVRGVREATKGAPLVGCSAEGIVTRHGSEEVTHAATVAVIASDEMWFETFSVPGFVDDPAGAARALSSMIATRGRDDGALLALFPDGIGGDCRELLETLEATLPAPLRIVGGTAGDLLRFERTWQYEGDRVLHGGLSALLIGGAVEPEVLVTHGCDLVGSQRVVTQAQGGWMERIDDRPAWSFFQEYLADGTDTLEAMHVAHLLVAEKVGGDEVGIDDFTVRVPVRLDATRGALYFQAGLRAGTRVQLAVRNPEKVCARAVAAAREIAARRGAKPLLVLDLECAGRGALLFGHETTPRLIAPVQREFDDRVPWVGAHTYGEIAPVAGRTWFHNYTAVLCALYPRTR; this is encoded by the coding sequence ATGACGACGAGGAGCTTCGCGGGCGTCGGCCGGAGCATCAATCGCGATGGTGCGACCGCTGGGCGAGAAGCGGCGCGCGAGGCGATGGGCGCGCTCGAGGGTCGTGCGCCGTCGATCGTGCTGGTGTTCGCGACGGCGGGACACGATCAGGAAGCGCTCGTGCGCGGGGTGCGCGAGGCGACGAAGGGCGCGCCGCTCGTGGGGTGCTCGGCCGAGGGCATCGTCACGCGGCACGGCTCGGAGGAGGTCACGCACGCGGCGACGGTCGCGGTGATCGCGTCCGACGAGATGTGGTTCGAGACGTTCTCGGTGCCGGGGTTCGTCGATGATCCGGCGGGCGCGGCGCGCGCGCTCTCGTCGATGATCGCGACGCGCGGGCGCGACGACGGTGCGCTGCTCGCGCTCTTCCCCGACGGGATCGGCGGCGACTGCCGCGAGCTGCTCGAGACGCTCGAGGCGACGCTGCCCGCGCCGCTGCGCATCGTGGGCGGCACCGCGGGCGACCTGCTCCGCTTCGAGCGCACGTGGCAGTACGAGGGGGATCGCGTGCTGCACGGCGGGCTCTCGGCGCTGCTGATCGGCGGCGCGGTCGAGCCCGAGGTGCTGGTGACGCACGGGTGCGATCTCGTCGGGAGCCAGCGCGTGGTCACCCAGGCGCAGGGCGGATGGATGGAGCGCATCGACGATCGCCCGGCGTGGTCGTTCTTCCAGGAGTACCTCGCGGACGGGACCGACACGCTCGAGGCGATGCACGTCGCGCATCTGCTCGTCGCCGAGAAGGTCGGCGGCGACGAGGTCGGCATCGACGACTTCACGGTGCGCGTCCCGGTGCGCCTCGATGCGACGCGCGGGGCGCTCTACTTCCAAGCGGGCCTGCGCGCGGGGACGCGCGTGCAGCTCGCGGTCCGCAACCCCGAGAAGGTGTGCGCGCGCGCGGTCGCGGCGGCGCGCGAGATCGCGGCGCGACGCGGTGCGAAGCCGCTCTTGGTGCTCGACCTCGAGTGCGCGGGGCGCGGCGCGCTGCTCTTCGGGCACGAGACCACGCCGCGCCTGATCGCGCCGGTGCAGCGCGAGTTCGACGACCGGGTGCCGTGGGTCGGCGCGCACACCTACGGCGAGATCGCGCCGGTCGCGGGCCGCACGTGGTTCCACAACTACACCGCCGTGCTCTGCGCGCTGTACCCGCGAACGAGATGA
- a CDS encoding MBOAT family O-acyltransferase translates to MLFNSLDYLLFLALALAGWWLLARAGWVRLLFVIVASCVFYAAWQPWYLGLILGSTLIDWLVAKQIHAHEDDTTRKRWLSVSVVLNLGLLGTFKYFDFGSRAISDALAPIGLYPDPVLLNAILPVGISFYTFESLSYCIDVYRRKTAPAKSPLELLFFITFFPKLVAGPIARPADLLPQLDRAPRVDVARVSNGLFLIATGLVKKVVFADYVSVNLVDRVFDNPDAFTAAEVVIGLYGFTLQIYADFSGYTDVARGSAKLFGIELPENFDRPYQAKSPAEFWRRWHMTLSTWLRDYLYFPLGGSKLGERRTYLNLWLTIFLIGLWHGAAWTFVIYGALQATAVVLHRLTTRVTGKPAGTPDPLWLTALKIAGTMQFVVFSRILFRAESLDNAGEIVSRLGSGTSSLAQVAPGVWLVMLVGFAMHYTPRAWYATMRERFVALPAVAQGVLLAVLAGALLELSSTQVVPYIYFQF, encoded by the coding sequence ATGCTGTTCAACAGCCTCGATTACCTGCTCTTCCTCGCGCTCGCGCTCGCCGGCTGGTGGCTGCTCGCGCGCGCCGGATGGGTGCGCCTCCTCTTCGTGATCGTCGCGTCGTGCGTGTTCTACGCGGCGTGGCAGCCCTGGTATCTCGGGCTGATCCTCGGCTCGACGCTGATCGACTGGCTCGTCGCCAAGCAGATCCACGCGCACGAGGACGACACGACGCGCAAGCGCTGGCTCTCGGTCAGCGTGGTGCTGAACCTCGGGCTGCTCGGCACCTTCAAGTACTTCGACTTCGGATCGCGCGCGATCTCCGACGCGCTCGCACCGATCGGGCTCTACCCGGACCCGGTGCTGCTGAACGCGATCCTGCCGGTCGGCATCTCGTTCTACACGTTCGAGTCGCTCAGCTACTGCATCGACGTCTATCGCCGGAAGACCGCGCCCGCGAAGAGCCCGCTCGAGCTGCTCTTCTTCATCACGTTCTTCCCCAAGCTCGTCGCCGGCCCGATCGCGCGCCCCGCGGACCTCCTGCCGCAGCTCGATCGCGCGCCGCGCGTCGACGTCGCGCGCGTCTCGAACGGTCTCTTCCTGATCGCGACCGGCCTCGTGAAGAAGGTCGTGTTCGCCGACTACGTCTCGGTGAACCTCGTCGATCGCGTCTTCGACAACCCCGACGCGTTCACCGCGGCCGAGGTCGTGATCGGCCTCTACGGCTTCACGCTGCAGATCTACGCGGACTTCTCGGGCTACACCGACGTCGCCCGCGGCTCCGCGAAGCTCTTCGGCATCGAGCTGCCCGAGAACTTCGATCGCCCGTACCAGGCCAAGAGCCCCGCCGAGTTCTGGCGTCGATGGCACATGACGCTCTCGACGTGGCTGCGCGACTACCTGTACTTCCCGCTCGGCGGATCGAAGCTCGGCGAGCGCCGCACGTACCTCAACCTCTGGCTCACGATCTTCCTGATCGGCCTGTGGCACGGCGCCGCGTGGACGTTCGTGATCTACGGCGCGCTGCAGGCGACCGCGGTGGTGCTGCATCGCCTCACGACGCGCGTGACCGGCAAGCCCGCGGGCACGCCCGATCCGCTCTGGCTCACCGCGCTGAAGATCGCGGGCACGATGCAGTTCGTCGTGTTCTCGCGGATCCTCTTCCGCGCGGAGAGCCTCGACAACGCGGGCGAGATCGTGTCGCGCCTCGGCTCGGGCACGAGCTCGCTCGCGCAGGTCGCGCCCGGCGTGTGGCTCGTGATGCTCGTCGGTTTCGCGATGCACTACACGCCGCGCGCGTGGTACGCGACCATGCGCGAGCGCTTCGTGGCGCTCCCCGCGGTGGCGCAAGGTGTGCTGTTGGCGGTGCTCGCGGGTGCGCTCCTGGAGCTTTCATCCACCCAGGTCGTCCCGTACATCTACTTCCAGTTCTGA